The sequence TATCCCTTTGTAACCTTAATTATCAGACATTTTTTTGACCAACCGAACAATTTATAGCGATGTGTTTTTATTTGACATGATCCTATGGACTCAGCAGCTCTAAGATCTCTAACACCATTATTGGACGGCATAGACCAATGGGTTGAATTAGCTCCTTTGTTGCCAGTAATAATCTCTCTAGAACTAATATTATCGGCAGATAATGCAATAGCTCTTGCATCAATTACAAGAAGGTTAAAAAGCAAAGAGACACAAAAAATAGCACTGAATATTGGAATACTACTATCACTCGTGCTAAGAGTGATATTGATACTTATGGCACAGGTTGTTTTAAGGCTTTGGCCAATTAAACTTATAGCAAGTATATATTTATTAGGACTTTGCTTTAATAAATTTAGAGAAAGATTTTCTAGCCTAGATAATCATAAAGCCATAGAAGAACAAAATAATAACATATCCCTAATTAAAACTATATTTTTGCTTGCTTTAACAGATTTGGCATTTTCAATTGATAGTGTAGCTGCAGCTGTTGCTATAAGTGATCAGTTTCTTCTTGTTATTTCTGGAGCTATTATAGGTGTAATTGCCCTAAGATTTACATCAGGACTATTCATAAAATGGCTTGATGAGTTTATAAGGCTTGAACTTGCTGGTTATATAGCAGTAGGCTTAATTGGTTTAAAATTACTCATAATATTATTAAGCCCCTCACTTGTTATTCCTGAATGGTTTGTATTTCTTAGCATGATATTATTGTTCATATGGGGTTTCTCAAAACGTAATTATCAATCTAACTATGATTAGTTAAATGATTCTCCAACATTTAGCCCTAATTGTTGGATTAGACTATTTCCTCTAACAGGCTTTTTCCCTTCCAGTTGTGCCTCTGTTATAAGCAAGTATGATTCAGCAGTTGAAACTATAAGTCCAACATCTTTATATAAATAAATTATAGAGCCTGGTTTAGAATCTTTAGGTAATGTGTTAATCATTAAGGGATCCACGAATTTTGAAAAGTAATCTTTAGCTATGTTTAATAGTGGTATCGTCGCCATTATCTTTAGCCTCTTACTTTGAACGAAGGTATATGAATTAGGAAATACCCCCATAACTAATCGATGTATATCAAGTGCGCTAGTGTTCCAATTTATAAGTGAGTCTGACTTACTTAATAATCTTGCATAGGTAGGCTTAATTTGTATATCCTCTTGTAAGGTAAGGTCTAATAATTTTGGAATTCCATATGGTTCAGATTTAGTATTATTTTCTATAATATTAAGGGTCTTAAGTAAAAGATTACTTGAAAGTTTACTAAGTTTATTGGTGAGAACTTGAGCATTATCTAGTAAACCAATATTTATCTCTGATTGAAATAAGACAGGGCCTGTATCTAAACCTTCCTCCATAAACATAATTGCTACACCAGTTGATTTGTCTCCTGAAATTAAACTCCATTGAATTGGACCTGCTCCACGCCATCTTGGCAGCAAAGATGCATGACTATTCCAGCAACCAAAGCGTGGTTGATTCAATACTTCAATTGGTAAGATTTGTCCAAATGCTACAACAATATATATATCTGCTTTTAAGTTGGCTATTTCTTCTTGAATATTTTGTTGTTTTTTTATGTTGTATGGTGAAAAAACCTTTATATTATTCTCCATAGCCTTCTGTTTAACTGGTGAAGCAGTAGTTCTAGAACCTCTATTTCGTCTTTTATCAGGTTGAGTAACTACAGCAATAACTTTATGTTCAGATTGGATAAGAGAATATAGGCTTTCTGCTGCATAATTTGGTGTTCCCCAAAAAATAATTTTCATTCTTCTCCGGTTATTGTTAATCCATCAACCCATATATGAGGTGAAACTCCTTGATGTGTTATCTCTTGTTGCTCTTCTATTTGGATAATTTTATTTAAGACTTCTTTTATATCGCCTGCCACTGTGGCTGCTTCTATAGAAGTTCTTTCGCCTCTATTAACTAACCAACCATCAAACGGTAGTGAAAATGAACCTTGACTAGCCTTTATACCAGAATGTAGTGCATTTAGTCCTTCTATCATAATATATTTTCCTTGATAGCTCTTATTGTTTAATTCAGAATTTAATAAGTCCTTCTCATTACTACTTCCAATGACAAGCCAATCTAATCCCACTGATACTTTTGACCCTATACCAGCATGACCTGTAGGTTCAACACCAAATATCCTAGCTGTAGTTTCAGAATGAATGAAATTCTCTAAAGTACCTCCATTTATTAAACATAAATTTCTAGTTGGAGTACCTTCACCATCAAAACTAGATGAGCTATAATTGGATGGATGTAATGCATTATCGTATATAGATAGGGAGGGTACAGCGATTTGTTTTCCTAATGATTCTTTATGAGATAAACTAGTTCCATCAATTACTGATCTAGCATTAAACATATTACTAAAAGCTCCAATTAAATCAAGGATAGCTTCAGGCTTAAAGCAAATTAAATATTTACCTGTATCAATAGGCTTGTAATTTAAATGATCAATCGTACGTGATGCCGCTTCATTAATACAAGAATCTATTTCAAGATCATCAACACTATAGCTTAACCTTATAGCGCCTGAACTTCGAGGCTTATTAGATTTTTCTTGAGCTCTAGCATATAGATATAGACTAGCTTGACTTGACTTAATATGCCTCATTGCTCCTTCGCTATTAATATATACTCTTTCAAATAATGTCTCACCTATTCCATTATAAGGAACAGTCTGAATTGCTTTGTGTATATTTAATAGCTTTGATTCAGCATCCCTTAGCAATTCTAGTAAATTTTTTATTCCAACAAAATCTTTAACAGGCTTAACAAGTTCAGGCAAAGGTGCCTTACATAAGGGTGAGAAGTTTGGTATCTCATTGGGGTTGCCAAATTGACTAGCTTGATATGCACCCTGAAAAGCTTTACGAAGGCCTATCTCACTAAGATCTGAAGTGCTCGTAGTACCTACGAGTCCTAGCATGTTCCAAACTCGAATTGTTACAGTACTTCTCTGTGATGCTTTTAATTGCTTTGGTTCACCTTTATCAACTTGTACGGATAAATCTTTACTAGTGGTAGCTCCTAAGTCCCATTGTTTAATCGATTTATCTTGAGTTAGATTATTCAGTTGATCTATAAGCCTATTAGAATTAATTAAATTACTTGTGTTATTAAGTGATTGATTCATGGTTAACGACCTCCTATCGTAATTGAATCTACTTTGATATGTGGTTGCCCAACAGTTACATAAATATTTCCACTTATAGACCCGCAGAAACCAGCTGCTAGATCAAGATCATTTGCACACATAGATATTCGTGGCATGATTTCCTTTGCTTCTCCAATTAGTGTCGCTCCTTTTACTGGTTGGTCTAATTTTCCATTTTTAATAAGGTACCCCTCTTCTACAGAAAAGTTGAATTGCCCTGTAGGCCCAACACTTCCTCCGCCCATTGACTTGCAATATAAACCATCATCTACACTTTCTATTAATTGGCCAGGGCTATATATTCCATCTTTTATATAAGTATTTCGCATTCGGCTTGCTGAGGCAAAAGTATGATTTTGTCGCCTCCCACTACCAGTTCGAGGGTGGCCAGTTCTCATTTCTCCTGCTCGGTCGCATAAGAAACCTTTAAGTATTCCTTGTTCTATCAAAACTGTACGCTGGGGCTCCATTCCTTCATCATCTATAGACAAGGATCCAAAAGCTCCTATCGTATTACCTTCGTCAATTGCTGTTACAGCTTCATTGGCTATTTTTTGGTTTATTTGATCCGCAAAGGGACTAGTTCCACGTTCGATTTGTGTAGTTTCTAGCAAATGTCCGCAAGCCTCATGAAAAATAACTCCACCAAATTTGTTTGCTAAAACTACAGGCTTTTGCCCCGCCTTTACATAATCTGCATAAAGCATTTTTTCTGCACTCTCACAAAGATCTTGAGCTGATTTCTCTGAATCCCAATTGCGTAATTCATCAGGGGTTGAAGAACTACCATATCTTCTTCCAATACTTGATCGGTGATCTTTATCAGAAACAAGAAGATTTAAACCAATAGACTGGTGTAGGCGAATATCTTTTGCAAATGTTCCATCACTGGTCGCAATCAAAACCTCCTGCCATGATCTTGAATAAGATGACCGGCGGACTTCTACATGCTTACCATATGTTTTAAGTTGGTTATTTGCTAATAATAAAGTATTACTAGTTTCTTCTAAATTTGGGCACCCTACTAACCATTTAGTTTTATTAGCTCCATAATCCCTGAAATTTGATAATTCTTGAAACTTATGATTATTAATATTAGATGCATCTAGACCAAGCATCCCTAAAGCTTGGGTTAAAGCTTCCTTTAACCCATTTTCAGATAAATCATTTGTACTAACAAATCCATCTCTATTATTCCGAAAAACCCTAATGCCTGCTCCTTTCCCAAATGAAGGGCTGACACTAGTAATGGTATCTTGTTCTGCAAGAATACTTATATTATCTGTATTTTCAAGAAAAATCTCTATTAGATCTGCTCCAGAGGACTTACCTATCCAAAGCAAACTTTCCAGAGAATTCCTCCAAGACAAATTAAATTCATCCGAAGGAAGATTCTTCGATATCGGTTGGATGTTAGTGCTCAAATACTTAGAGGTGATAAAGGGCAGGGAATCAGCTTGATTTAGTGGAGCAATGCTATATTCTATTCTAATATGCCAGTAAGCTAGATATGACAATTTCAATATAATTATGTTAATCGGTAACTAATTGAACACCGACCTAACTCAATAGGTATGTCTATTTTAGATATTAAGAAATAATCAACGAAATTTTTCATTTAATTATTAAGAATAATATTTAATTAGCACCTAGCCACTTTTGTCCATTTAATCGTTGTAAAAGCCTAGAAATTAATAATGCAAGAGTAATTTTTCGTTCATCTATTAAGAATGATTCGAGTACAGTTGGCTCCGCCCCTTCTTCTGCAAGAGCAACTACTTTACTAGATGTGATTTTATTACTACTAAAGCATAACCAGAAACGCCTTCCTTTAGGTAATTGACCTGAAACTATCCAACACATTCCTCCGGTTACTGGCCTATCAGCTTCTTTTAAAAGTAAATTATCAGGAGGGAATCCAATCTTAGTAAGGGCATTATTTAATCCGGGTATAAAATCATGCGTGATAAATTCTTCAAAGGGCTTATCTTCTGGTTTTAGTGGTTTTGGCGGTTTAGAAGAGGTATTTATTTCCTCTATGTTAGATGATCCCATTTTGCGTTATGAGTGGAGGATTGTGGTATTGAGTATATCTATATACTATCTCACAGAATGAATCATAGAATTTTGTTCTCTTTTTTATATTCTAATAATTTAATTATAGAAAAACTCTACCAATCTTCTTCAAGTCCTATGCCCCATTCATCATTATATTGGTTTTTATTTAGGCCTATTTCTTCAAA comes from Prochlorococcus sp. MIT 1307 and encodes:
- a CDS encoding TerC family protein: MDSAALRSLTPLLDGIDQWVELAPLLPVIISLELILSADNAIALASITRRLKSKETQKIALNIGILLSLVLRVILILMAQVVLRLWPIKLIASIYLLGLCFNKFRERFSSLDNHKAIEEQNNNISLIKTIFLLALTDLAFSIDSVAAAVAISDQFLLVISGAIIGVIALRFTSGLFIKWLDEFIRLELAGYIAVGLIGLKLLIILLSPSLVIPEWFVFLSMILLFIWGFSKRNYQSNYD
- a CDS encoding TldD/PmbA family protein, giving the protein MNQSLNNTSNLINSNRLIDQLNNLTQDKSIKQWDLGATTSKDLSVQVDKGEPKQLKASQRSTVTIRVWNMLGLVGTTSTSDLSEIGLRKAFQGAYQASQFGNPNEIPNFSPLCKAPLPELVKPVKDFVGIKNLLELLRDAESKLLNIHKAIQTVPYNGIGETLFERVYINSEGAMRHIKSSQASLYLYARAQEKSNKPRSSGAIRLSYSVDDLEIDSCINEAASRTIDHLNYKPIDTGKYLICFKPEAILDLIGAFSNMFNARSVIDGTSLSHKESLGKQIAVPSLSIYDNALHPSNYSSSSFDGEGTPTRNLCLINGGTLENFIHSETTARIFGVEPTGHAGIGSKVSVGLDWLVIGSSNEKDLLNSELNNKSYQGKYIMIEGLNALHSGIKASQGSFSLPFDGWLVNRGERTSIEAATVAGDIKEVLNKIIQIEEQQEITHQGVSPHIWVDGLTITGEE
- the fmt gene encoding methionyl-tRNA formyltransferase; amino-acid sequence: MKIIFWGTPNYAAESLYSLIQSEHKVIAVVTQPDKRRNRGSRTTASPVKQKAMENNIKVFSPYNIKKQQNIQEEIANLKADIYIVVAFGQILPIEVLNQPRFGCWNSHASLLPRWRGAGPIQWSLISGDKSTGVAIMFMEEGLDTGPVLFQSEINIGLLDNAQVLTNKLSKLSSNLLLKTLNIIENNTKSEPYGIPKLLDLTLQEDIQIKPTYARLLSKSDSLINWNTSALDIHRLVMGVFPNSYTFVQSKRLKIMATIPLLNIAKDYFSKFVDPLMINTLPKDSKPGSIIYLYKDVGLIVSTAESYLLITEAQLEGKKPVRGNSLIQQLGLNVGESFN
- a CDS encoding DUF2996 domain-containing protein, translated to MGSSNIEEINTSSKPPKPLKPEDKPFEEFITHDFIPGLNNALTKIGFPPDNLLLKEADRPVTGGMCWIVSGQLPKGRRFWLCFSSNKITSSKVVALAEEGAEPTVLESFLIDERKITLALLISRLLQRLNGQKWLGAN
- a CDS encoding TldD/PmbA family protein: MSTNIQPISKNLPSDEFNLSWRNSLESLLWIGKSSGADLIEIFLENTDNISILAEQDTITSVSPSFGKGAGIRVFRNNRDGFVSTNDLSENGLKEALTQALGMLGLDASNINNHKFQELSNFRDYGANKTKWLVGCPNLEETSNTLLLANNQLKTYGKHVEVRRSSYSRSWQEVLIATSDGTFAKDIRLHQSIGLNLLVSDKDHRSSIGRRYGSSSTPDELRNWDSEKSAQDLCESAEKMLYADYVKAGQKPVVLANKFGGVIFHEACGHLLETTQIERGTSPFADQINQKIANEAVTAIDEGNTIGAFGSLSIDDEGMEPQRTVLIEQGILKGFLCDRAGEMRTGHPRTGSGRRQNHTFASASRMRNTYIKDGIYSPGQLIESVDDGLYCKSMGGGSVGPTGQFNFSVEEGYLIKNGKLDQPVKGATLIGEAKEIMPRISMCANDLDLAAGFCGSISGNIYVTVGQPHIKVDSITIGGR